In the Loxodonta africana isolate mLoxAfr1 chromosome 1, mLoxAfr1.hap2, whole genome shotgun sequence genome, one interval contains:
- the LOC100655792 gene encoding olfactory receptor 11A1-like, producing MKFSPNHCQAEMWMIHMKAISIENQTTTGFVLLGFHDVPELHLLFFIVFTVVYASIIIGNMLIIVAAVSSQRLHTPMYFFLANLSFLEILYTSTVVPKMLEGFLKEAAISVAGCLLQFFIFGSLATAECFLLAVMAYDRYLAICYPLHYPLLMGPRWCLGLVATAWLSAFMVGTLIVALMSQLRFCGPNHIDNFYCDFMPLVELACSDPRVAQVTTFMLSVVCLTVPFGLILTSYVRILMAVLRVPAAARRRKAFSTCSSHLAVVSTFYGTLMTLYIAPSAVHSQLLSKVFALLYTVVTPIFNPVIYTLRNKEVHQVLCRLLHIKQTETLD from the coding sequence ATGAAATTTTCCCCTAATCACTGCCAAGCAGAAATGTGGATGATTCACATGAAAGCCATCTCCATAGAAAACCAGACTACTACTGGATTTGTCCTCCTTGGCTTCCATGACGTCCCTGAACTGCATCTCCTTTTCTTTATTGTGTTCACAGTTGTCTATGCCTCTATTATCATAGGGAATATGCTAATCATTGTGGCAGCAGTTAGCTCCCAGAGGCTTCACACACCCATGTATTTCTTTCTGGCCAATCTGTCCTTCCTGGAGATCCTCTACACCTCCACAGTGGTCCCAAAAATGCTAGAGGGCTTTTTGAAGGAGGCAGCCATTTCTGTGGCTGGTTGTTTGCTACAGTTTTTTATCTTTGGCTCTCTAGCCACAGCTGAATGCTTCCTGCTGGCTGTCATGGCATATGATCgctacctggcaatctgctacccaCTCCACTACCCACTCCTGATGGGGCCCAGATGGTGCTTGGGGCTGGTGGCCACAGCCTGGCTGTCTGCTTTCATGGTAGGTACACTTATTGTGGCTCTGATGTCACAGCTGAGGTTCTGTGGCCCTAACCACATTGACAACTTTTACTGCGACTTCATGCCTTTGGTGGAGCTGGCTTGCTCAGATCCCAGAGTGGCCCAGGTGACAACCTTCATGCTCTCTGTGGTCTGTCTCACTGTTCCCTTCGGTCTGATTCTGACATCCTACGTCCGGATACTGATGGCTGTGTTAAGAGTTCCTGCTGCGGCCCGCAGGCGAAAGGCTTTCTCCACATGCTCCTCTCACCTAGCTGTAGTGTCCACATTCTATGGAACCCTTATGACCTTGTACATTGCACCTTCTGCTGTCCACTCCCAGCTTCTTTCCAAAGTCTTTGCTCTGCTTTACACTGTGGTCACCCCCATCTTTAATCCTGTGATCTACACCCTGAGAAACAAGGAGGTTCATCAGGTACTGTGCAGACTTCTCCATATTAAGCAAACTGAAACACTTGATTGA